A region of Roseobacter litoralis Och 149 DNA encodes the following proteins:
- a CDS encoding protein-L-isoaspartate(D-aspartate) O-methyltransferase, whose translation MMTDVSEAERKMQFLYALRSKGVTDKRVLSAMESIDRGPFIRGIFAERAYEDMPLPIACGQTISQPSVVGLMTQALRISPRDKVLEVGTGSGYQAAILSRLARRVYTLDRHSRLVREARTLFEEMNLTNITAITADGSYGLADQAPFDRILVTAAAEDPPSTLMEQLKVGGIMVIPVGQSDAVQHLIVVHKTEDGLEYDELRQVRFVPLLEGLGKDG comes from the coding sequence ATGATGACAGACGTGTCTGAGGCAGAACGCAAGATGCAGTTCCTCTATGCGCTGCGCTCCAAGGGTGTCACAGATAAACGCGTGCTCTCAGCAATGGAGAGTATCGACCGCGGACCCTTTATCCGGGGGATTTTTGCTGAGCGCGCCTATGAGGACATGCCGCTGCCGATTGCCTGCGGTCAGACCATCAGCCAGCCATCGGTTGTCGGGCTGATGACGCAGGCGCTCAGGATCAGCCCGCGCGACAAGGTGTTGGAGGTGGGCACAGGCTCCGGGTATCAGGCGGCGATCCTCAGCCGTCTGGCCCGCCGGGTCTATACGCTGGACCGCCACAGCCGATTGGTGCGCGAGGCGCGCACCCTTTTCGAAGAGATGAACCTCACAAATATCACCGCGATCACCGCAGATGGCAGCTATGGCCTTGCGGATCAGGCCCCTTTTGATCGCATCCTCGTCACTGCCGCCGCAGAAGATCCTCCCAGCACGCTGATGGAGCAGCTCAAGGTCGGGGGCATCATGGTCATTCCCGTCGGACAATCTGACGCCGTTCAGCATCTGATCGTTGTTCACAAGACCGAAGATGGTCTTGAATATGACGAGTTGCGGCAAGTCCGCTTTGTTCCTTTGCTGGAAGGCTTGGGAAAGGACGGATAA
- a CDS encoding DUF1801 domain-containing protein has product MSGAIPPLPAFVEQRITVWPRKAKDRFHDIRAIVLGSVADAQDVNLIETLKWGQPAWHPDKPKVGSTLRLAWQQARPNQIGMFVNCNTTLADTMRSLYPTSFEYQGKRALYLPLDAPLPEQAIAHCAVLTLTYHRKNA; this is encoded by the coding sequence GTGTCGGGGGCCATACCACCCCTGCCCGCCTTCGTCGAACAGCGTATCACGGTCTGGCCGCGAAAGGCGAAAGACCGTTTTCATGACATCCGGGCTATTGTTCTGGGTTCAGTCGCCGATGCGCAGGACGTAAACCTGATCGAAACGCTGAAATGGGGACAGCCTGCGTGGCACCCGGACAAACCAAAGGTGGGATCAACGCTTCGTCTCGCGTGGCAGCAAGCGCGCCCCAACCAGATTGGCATGTTTGTGAATTGCAACACCACGCTCGCGGACACGATGCGAAGCCTCTATCCGACAAGTTTTGAATATCAAGGCAAGCGCGCGCTTTATCTGCCATTGGATGCACCGCTGCCCGAGCAGGCCATCGCGCATTGCGCTGTTCTGACACTGACCTACCACCGCAAGAACGCTTGA
- the surE gene encoding 5'/3'-nucleotidase SurE, translating into MRILITNDDGINAPGLMILQEIATRLAGDKGEVWTVAPAFEQSGVGHCISYTRPMMVAQMGPRRFAAEGSPADCVLAGLHDVMKDSPPDLVLSGVNRGNNSAENTLYSGTIGGAMEAALQGLPAIALSQYYGPRNNSIENPFEASAQHGVDVVQRILAHTPQETGGYRLFYNVNFPPVPADEVLGIRLATQGFREGLGFSTEPHNAPSGRRFLWIKGGDQHRPTAPGSDAQLNLEGYISVTPMRADLTAHDMMAPLAGINT; encoded by the coding sequence ATGCGCATTTTAATTACGAACGACGACGGGATAAACGCACCCGGGCTGATGATTTTGCAAGAAATCGCAACCCGGCTGGCGGGTGACAAGGGCGAAGTCTGGACAGTCGCACCTGCGTTCGAACAATCCGGCGTCGGCCATTGCATCAGCTACACCCGCCCCATGATGGTTGCGCAAATGGGACCGCGCCGCTTTGCCGCTGAAGGGTCACCGGCAGATTGCGTGCTGGCTGGCTTGCACGATGTGATGAAAGACAGCCCGCCCGATCTGGTGCTTTCCGGCGTGAACCGGGGCAATAACTCTGCTGAAAACACGCTTTACTCGGGCACCATTGGCGGCGCCATGGAAGCAGCCCTGCAAGGGTTACCCGCGATTGCGCTTTCGCAATACTACGGGCCGCGCAACAACTCCATCGAGAACCCCTTCGAGGCCTCAGCACAGCATGGTGTCGATGTGGTGCAGCGCATCCTTGCGCATACACCGCAGGAAACGGGTGGCTACCGTCTGTTTTACAATGTGAACTTCCCCCCTGTTCCGGCCGACGAAGTCCTCGGTATCCGGTTGGCAACGCAAGGCTTCCGCGAGGGTCTGGGGTTTTCGACCGAGCCGCATAACGCCCCATCGGGTCGGCGTTTTTTGTGGATCAAAGGCGGCGATCAGCATCGCCCGACCGCACCCGGGTCTGACGCGCAGTTGAATCTGGAGGGGTACATCTCGGTCACGCCGATGCGGGCGGATTTGACCGCGCATGACATGATGGCTCCGCTGGCAGGCATCAATACATGA
- a CDS encoding Lin0512 family protein has protein sequence MTEQRMIIEMGMGNDLHGQDYTKAAKRAIEDAFRHSSIPLFGLLGLSHEVMRVQVTVGVQDPDAVDAQALVDTLPRGRASVRVVKGGLNVETVSGDPIVVAQASVEAFLPLQTGWTLKS, from the coding sequence ATGACTGAACAACGCATGATCATCGAAATGGGTATGGGCAATGATCTGCACGGTCAGGATTATACCAAGGCCGCCAAACGCGCGATTGAAGACGCGTTTCGACATTCCTCGATCCCTTTGTTCGGCCTGCTGGGGCTGAGCCATGAGGTCATGCGCGTTCAGGTGACCGTGGGGGTTCAGGACCCCGATGCGGTGGATGCACAGGCGCTTGTGGACACGCTGCCGCGCGGGCGGGCATCGGTCCGTGTTGTTAAGGGAGGGCTGAACGTTGAAACGGTAAGCGGTGATCCCATCGTGGTGGCGCAAGCCAGTGTTGAGGCATTCCTGCCGCTACAAACCGGGTGGACGCTCAAAAGCTGA
- a CDS encoding LysM peptidoglycan-binding domain-containing protein: protein MVRHISRTRVRLLLLSASTVALLGACTQGFDYDLRGIGGGFSTADAASQVGTEQRPQPDNRGVISYPNYQVAVAEQGDTIQSVATRLGVDAPALASFNGIDETAPLRSGEIIALPNRVAEPSPLTGAQSDGPIQPGSVDIGALAGNAIDRAPETNNGDVRVAALPPASGTAEPASTGKEPVRHKVERGETAYTISRLYQVPVKSLAEWNGLGSDFAIREGQFLLIPVAMQSPPAAQTEDATPKPGTGSPTPTPPSATRPLPPPEPLLSETQPQPSIDVGERTAASDVARMLFPVNGSIIREYSKGRNEGINIKAAPGSDVKSADAGTVAAVTKSAEGVPIIVIRHEPELLTVYANVTDVSVEKGTRVTRGQSIAKLRDGDDAFVHFEVRRGFDSVDPMPFLQ from the coding sequence ATGGTCAGACATATTTCCCGCACGCGGGTTCGCCTATTGTTATTGAGCGCAAGCACCGTGGCGCTGCTCGGCGCATGCACGCAAGGTTTCGATTACGATTTGCGCGGCATCGGTGGCGGGTTCTCCACAGCAGATGCAGCAAGTCAGGTCGGCACGGAACAGCGTCCGCAACCGGACAATCGGGGCGTGATCTCCTATCCCAACTATCAGGTCGCCGTGGCCGAACAGGGGGATACGATCCAAAGCGTCGCGACGCGCTTGGGCGTGGACGCACCTGCCCTCGCCAGCTTCAATGGCATTGATGAGACCGCGCCGTTGCGCAGTGGTGAAATCATCGCCCTGCCAAACCGTGTGGCCGAACCAAGCCCTTTGACAGGCGCACAAAGCGATGGCCCCATTCAACCGGGCAGTGTTGATATTGGCGCATTGGCCGGGAATGCTATCGACCGCGCCCCCGAGACAAACAACGGTGACGTGCGTGTCGCGGCCCTGCCGCCCGCCTCTGGTACGGCTGAGCCTGCCAGCACCGGAAAAGAACCCGTGCGCCACAAGGTTGAACGCGGCGAGACCGCCTATACCATTTCGCGCCTCTATCAGGTTCCTGTAAAATCACTGGCCGAGTGGAATGGCCTCGGTTCCGATTTTGCGATCCGCGAAGGGCAGTTTTTGCTGATCCCGGTCGCGATGCAATCTCCCCCCGCCGCACAAACCGAAGACGCCACGCCAAAGCCTGGAACCGGCTCTCCCACACCGACGCCTCCCAGTGCGACCAGACCACTGCCACCGCCCGAACCACTCTTGTCCGAGACACAGCCGCAGCCCTCCATTGATGTGGGTGAACGTACGGCGGCCTCTGATGTGGCCCGCATGTTGTTTCCGGTGAACGGGTCCATCATTCGTGAGTATTCCAAGGGCCGCAATGAGGGCATCAACATAAAAGCCGCCCCTGGATCGGACGTGAAATCAGCGGATGCCGGCACCGTTGCGGCCGTCACCAAAAGTGCCGAGGGCGTGCCGATCATCGTGATCCGACATGAACCCGAATTACTGACCGTCTATGCCAATGTGACCGACGTCAGCGTCGAAAAGGGCACAAGGGTGACACGAGGGCAAAGCATTGCCAAGCTGCGCGATGGCGATGATGCCTTTGTTCATTTTGAAGTACGGCGCGGGTTTGACAGCGTGGATCCTATGCCGTTTCTGCAATAG
- a CDS encoding SDR family NAD(P)-dependent oxidoreductase, which yields MTKTALITGASRGLGYALAEALAPTHHIIAVAKTTGALEELDDHIQAKGGTSTLAPMDITNTDAMATLCRGIFDRWGSLDLWLHAAIHAAPLTPTSHIDSKDLAKSIAANVTATATLISFVSPLLGADGQAVFFDDPCAGEKFFGSYGASKAAQIALARSWQAESATTGPKVHILTPPPMPTATRGRFYPGENRDVLTPAKDAAEALLSQL from the coding sequence ATGACAAAAACTGCTCTCATTACCGGCGCATCGCGCGGCCTCGGATACGCTCTTGCCGAAGCGCTCGCACCTACGCATCACATCATCGCCGTTGCGAAAACAACCGGCGCTCTCGAAGAGTTGGACGACCACATCCAGGCAAAAGGCGGCACAAGCACGCTCGCGCCCATGGACATCACCAATACGGACGCCATGGCGACGCTCTGCCGTGGGATATTTGATCGTTGGGGCAGCCTTGATCTGTGGCTGCACGCGGCCATTCATGCGGCCCCCCTGACACCGACAAGCCATATCGACAGCAAGGATCTGGCCAAATCCATCGCCGCCAATGTCACCGCAACTGCGACATTAATTTCTTTTGTCTCGCCACTCCTCGGTGCAGACGGACAAGCGGTGTTCTTTGATGATCCATGCGCAGGGGAAAAGTTCTTTGGCAGCTACGGCGCCAGCAAGGCCGCGCAGATTGCGCTGGCCCGCTCGTGGCAGGCCGAGAGCGCGACGACGGGACCAAAGGTGCATATTCTGACACCGCCACCGATGCCAACCGCGACCCGCGGGCGCTTCTATCCCGGTGAGAACCGCGATGTGTTAACGCCCGCCAAGGACGCAGCCGAAGCACTTCTGTCACAACTCTGA
- a CDS encoding ABC transporter ATP-binding protein, translated as MTTDAPRLEIKDICCAFDGRRVVDNVSLRINRGQVTCLLGPSGCGKSTTLRVIAGVEMQDSGEIYVDGKLICDTAHRVPPERREIGLMFQDFALFPHLSVADNVGFGLKTGGKAERRARIEELLERVDLKRFIDGFPHQLSGGEQQRVALARALAPKPKIMLMDEPFSGLDNRLRDGIRDETLTILKEQDTAVLLVTHEPEEAMRMADEIALMRDGRIVQQGAPYNVYTRPMDRAAVAFFSDANVIAAEVNGALARTPFGSFLAPGVPDGTPVDIVFRPQHLRIDFDRAGQGPKPTASDGTAVRALVERSRFMGNESLVEFRLDHDGSVLKSTVPNVFLPKPGTVMWLTIRRDRCFIFPVSERTDKGT; from the coding sequence GTGACGACTGATGCGCCCCGGCTCGAAATTAAAGATATTTGCTGTGCATTTGATGGTCGCCGGGTTGTAGATAACGTCTCATTGCGCATCAACCGGGGTCAGGTGACCTGTCTTTTGGGGCCATCGGGCTGTGGTAAGTCCACAACGCTGCGTGTGATCGCGGGCGTTGAGATGCAGGACAGCGGTGAAATCTATGTGGATGGCAAACTGATTTGCGATACCGCGCATCGCGTCCCTCCGGAACGGCGTGAAATTGGGCTCATGTTTCAGGACTTTGCCCTGTTTCCACATCTGAGTGTGGCAGACAACGTGGGCTTTGGCCTCAAAACCGGTGGCAAAGCCGAAAGACGTGCCCGGATCGAAGAGTTGTTGGAGCGTGTGGACCTGAAACGTTTCATCGACGGCTTTCCGCATCAACTTTCCGGGGGCGAGCAACAGCGGGTCGCCTTGGCGCGTGCGTTGGCCCCAAAACCGAAAATCATGCTGATGGATGAACCGTTTTCCGGCCTTGATAACCGGTTGCGAGACGGCATCCGGGATGAAACGCTGACGATCCTGAAAGAGCAGGACACGGCTGTTTTGCTGGTCACACATGAACCCGAAGAAGCCATGCGTATGGCCGATGAAATTGCGCTGATGCGCGATGGCCGTATTGTCCAGCAGGGCGCGCCCTATAATGTCTATACGCGCCCCATGGACAGGGCTGCCGTGGCGTTCTTTTCTGATGCAAATGTCATTGCGGCCGAGGTGAACGGCGCGCTGGCGCGCACCCCCTTTGGCAGCTTTCTGGCCCCCGGTGTGCCCGATGGCACGCCCGTTGACATTGTGTTTCGCCCGCAGCATCTGCGCATCGATTTTGACCGCGCAGGACAAGGGCCCAAACCGACGGCCAGTGATGGCACCGCCGTGCGGGCGCTGGTTGAGAGATCGCGCTTCATGGGCAACGAAAGCCTTGTTGAGTTCCGGCTGGATCATGACGGATCGGTTTTGAAATCCACCGTACCGAACGTGTTCCTGCCCAAACCCGGCACGGTGATGTGGCTGACAATACGGCGGGACCGGTGTTTCATCTTTCCGGTCTCGGAACGGACAGACAAGGGAACATGA
- the tatB gene encoding Sec-independent protein translocase protein TatB yields the protein MFDLGWTEMLVIGIVALIVIGPKDLPVMFRTLGQFVGKAKGMAREFSRAMNDAAADSGVSDVTKSLKAAVNPVNSAMDSVKSAASDLGKFDPDSETGKLAADKAERAQNAKKIQAATARAAADRKLKEAQEAQARASELEAAVTPPEKNET from the coding sequence ATGTTCGACCTTGGCTGGACAGAGATGCTGGTCATCGGCATCGTAGCGCTTATTGTGATTGGTCCCAAAGACTTGCCCGTGATGTTCCGCACGCTTGGGCAGTTCGTCGGAAAGGCCAAGGGCATGGCGCGTGAGTTCAGCAGAGCGATGAATGACGCCGCCGCTGATTCTGGTGTCAGCGACGTCACCAAGAGCCTCAAGGCGGCCGTGAACCCTGTGAATTCCGCCATGGACAGTGTGAAATCCGCCGCATCGGATCTGGGCAAGTTTGATCCCGACAGCGAGACGGGAAAGCTGGCAGCTGACAAAGCGGAACGCGCACAAAATGCCAAAAAGATCCAGGCCGCCACAGCGCGCGCCGCAGCGGATCGTAAGCTGAAAGAAGCGCAAGAGGCGCAGGCCCGCGCTTCAGAACTCGAGGCTGCCGTGACGCCCCCTGAAAAGAACGAGACATGA
- the purF gene encoding amidophosphoribosyltransferase, with translation MPPAHPFDTSYLRDSDDDDKLKEECGIFGVIGVVDASNFVALGLHALQHRGQEAGGIVSHDKVQGFQSARRFGYVRDNFTSKSVMETLPGPIAIGHVRYSTAGSKGQTAIRDVQPFFGEFAMGGAAIAHNGNITNANALRRELIERGSIFQSSSDSECIIHLMARSLQRNIPERMEDALRRVEGAFSVVAMTRTKLIGVRDPLGVRPLVLGKIGDGWALSSETCALDIIGAEFIREIEPGEMVVITEKGVDSQFPFRPQKPRFCIFEHVYFSRPDSILGGRSVYETREAIGRELAKESPVEADLVCPVPDSGTPAAIGYSLESGIPYAMGIIRNQYMGRTFIEPTEQIRNMGVRLKLNVNRALIRGKRVILVDDSVVRGTTSRKIKEMILDAGAKEVHFRIASPPTAWPCFYGVDTPQREKLLAATMSEEEMRDHLQVDSLKFISLDGLYRAVGEAKGRNPKQPQYCDACFSGEYPVVPSDQIEDGFEMKPAAE, from the coding sequence ATGCCACCCGCTCATCCGTTTGATACCAGCTATCTGCGCGACAGCGATGACGACGACAAACTGAAAGAAGAATGCGGGATTTTTGGCGTCATTGGTGTCGTCGATGCCTCCAATTTCGTGGCCCTCGGTTTGCACGCCTTGCAACATCGCGGACAAGAGGCGGGCGGCATCGTCAGCCACGACAAGGTACAAGGGTTCCAATCAGCACGCCGATTTGGATATGTGCGGGACAACTTCACCAGCAAATCAGTGATGGAAACACTGCCGGGACCAATTGCGATCGGGCATGTGCGTTATTCAACCGCCGGATCAAAAGGCCAGACAGCCATTCGTGACGTCCAGCCGTTTTTTGGTGAATTTGCCATGGGCGGTGCTGCCATCGCCCATAATGGGAACATCACCAACGCGAACGCCCTGCGTCGCGAGTTGATCGAACGCGGTTCAATTTTTCAAAGCTCTTCCGACAGCGAATGCATCATCCACCTTATGGCGCGGTCTTTGCAACGCAACATTCCAGAGCGCATGGAAGACGCCCTTCGCCGGGTTGAAGGGGCATTCTCAGTTGTCGCGATGACGCGCACTAAATTGATCGGCGTGCGTGATCCGCTTGGGGTGCGACCGCTTGTTCTGGGCAAAATCGGGGATGGCTGGGCGCTTTCTTCGGAAACCTGTGCGTTGGATATCATCGGGGCCGAGTTTATTCGGGAAATTGAACCCGGTGAAATGGTCGTCATTACGGAAAAGGGTGTCGACAGCCAGTTTCCGTTTCGCCCGCAAAAACCACGTTTCTGCATTTTCGAACATGTCTATTTCTCGCGTCCCGACAGCATTCTGGGCGGACGTTCGGTCTATGAAACCCGCGAGGCAATTGGGCGTGAATTGGCCAAGGAAAGCCCGGTTGAGGCTGATCTTGTCTGTCCGGTTCCCGATTCAGGCACCCCGGCGGCGATTGGCTATTCGCTGGAGTCGGGTATCCCCTATGCGATGGGGATCATCCGCAATCAATATATGGGACGCACGTTTATTGAGCCGACCGAGCAGATCCGCAACATGGGCGTGCGCCTGAAACTGAACGTGAACCGGGCACTGATCCGCGGCAAACGTGTCATTCTGGTGGACGATTCCGTGGTGCGCGGGACAACGAGCCGCAAGATCAAAGAGATGATCCTGGATGCCGGCGCGAAAGAGGTGCATTTCCGCATTGCTTCACCGCCGACCGCATGGCCCTGTTTTTACGGTGTGGATACGCCGCAACGCGAAAAGCTGCTGGCGGCAACCATGTCCGAAGAGGAAATGCGAGACCATTTGCAGGTCGATAGCCTGAAATTCATCTCACTGGATGGCCTTTATCGTGCCGTGGGCGAGGCGAAAGGCCGGAACCCGAAACAGCCACAGTATTGTGATGCGTGTTTTTCCGGCGAATACCCGGTTGTCCCCTCAGATCAAATCGAAGACGGCTTTGAAATGAAGCCCGCAGCCGAGTAA
- the tatC gene encoding twin-arginine translocase subunit TatC, whose amino-acid sequence MSASEDMDESAAPLIEHLAELRTRLIRSVIAFLIGMIICFTVATPIFNFLTDPLCAVLADRGQDCDLIFISPQEGFFVAIKVSLLGGFMLSFPVIAHQMWRFVAPGLYKNEKGAFLPFLISSPVMFLLGASFAFYVVTPLAYDFFLGFQQFGAEGEAVVGDPDSSPGLSVVFQGSAQEYLNLTIKFIVAFGMCFQLPVLLTLMGKAGLVSAEGLGNVRKYAVVAILVLAALVTPPDVITQAILFVVVYGLYEVSIFLVKRVETKREAKLRAEGYYDDEDDPA is encoded by the coding sequence ATGAGCGCATCCGAAGACATGGACGAAAGTGCTGCACCGCTGATCGAGCATCTGGCCGAGCTGCGCACCCGGTTGATCCGCTCGGTCATCGCGTTTTTGATCGGTATGATCATCTGCTTTACCGTGGCAACGCCGATATTCAACTTTCTGACGGACCCGCTCTGTGCGGTTCTGGCGGATCGCGGACAGGATTGTGATCTGATCTTTATCAGCCCGCAGGAAGGCTTCTTTGTCGCGATCAAAGTGTCGTTGCTGGGTGGCTTTATGCTGTCTTTTCCGGTGATCGCTCATCAGATGTGGCGGTTTGTGGCCCCGGGTCTGTACAAGAACGAAAAGGGCGCTTTTCTGCCGTTCCTGATCTCGTCGCCGGTGATGTTTCTGTTGGGAGCATCCTTTGCCTTCTACGTCGTGACGCCACTGGCTTACGATTTCTTTCTGGGGTTTCAGCAGTTTGGCGCTGAGGGCGAGGCGGTCGTCGGCGATCCTGACTCCAGTCCGGGCTTGAGTGTGGTCTTTCAAGGCTCGGCACAGGAATACCTGAACCTGACAATCAAATTCATTGTGGCCTTTGGCATGTGCTTTCAATTGCCCGTGTTGCTGACGCTGATGGGTAAGGCCGGTCTGGTCAGTGCCGAGGGGCTGGGCAACGTGCGCAAATATGCGGTTGTGGCCATCCTTGTGCTCGCGGCTCTGGTCACACCGCCTGATGTGATAACGCAGGCGATCCTGTTCGTGGTGGTTTATGGGCTCTACGAGGTGTCGATTTTCCTCGTGAAACGCGTTGAAACCAAGCGCGAAGCCAAACTGCGGGCCGAAGGGTATTATGACGATGAGGATGACCCTGCGTGA
- the tatA gene encoding twin-arginine translocase TatA/TatE family subunit, translating into MLNNIGLPGLLLIAVVVLVLFGRGKISSLMGEVGKGITSFKKGVSEGQDEITTASEQAKDVTPETEKDKV; encoded by the coding sequence ATGTTAAACAATATTGGTCTGCCGGGACTTTTGCTGATCGCGGTCGTGGTGCTTGTCCTCTTTGGGCGCGGTAAAATTTCCAGCCTGATGGGGGAAGTCGGTAAGGGCATCACGTCCTTTAAAAAAGGTGTGAGCGAAGGACAGGACGAGATCACGACCGCATCTGAGCAAGCGAAAGACGTGACACCTGAGACTGAAAAAGACAAGGTCTGA
- a CDS encoding Lin0512 family protein, translating into MQKLLVEFGMGTSLRRGDYTQAAVRGVKDALWHNSINLAELFGFEKTDMRILVDVGVQAPEKVDVGEVLKVFPYGQAEVRVQVGGLDIPRPDGDGHPTIMANVALTVGFDMERIND; encoded by the coding sequence ATGCAAAAACTGTTGGTTGAATTTGGCATGGGCACCTCGCTGCGGCGGGGGGATTACACACAAGCGGCTGTGCGGGGCGTAAAGGATGCGCTTTGGCACAACTCCATCAATCTGGCTGAACTGTTCGGCTTTGAGAAAACGGACATGCGCATTCTCGTGGATGTGGGGGTTCAGGCACCCGAGAAAGTCGATGTTGGCGAAGTGCTCAAGGTATTTCCCTATGGTCAGGCGGAGGTCCGCGTGCAGGTGGGTGGCCTCGATATTCCGCGCCCGGATGGCGACGGGCATCCGACGATAATGGCGAATGTGGCGCTGACCGTGGGCTTTGACATGGAGCGGATCAATGACTGA
- a CDS encoding ATP-binding protein produces MIKDPMERIAAALERMAPAPLEAPDFSQASAFVWHTEPDRLEPVENVSRIDLPLLVGVDRSRDTLFANTEQFAKGLPANNALLWGARGMGKSSLVKSIHGKVHASHEALRIVELQREDLPSVGRLLNLLRGSRYRFILFCDDLSFGHDDAHYKSLKVVLDGGIEGRPDNVVLYATSNRRHLMPRDMIENERGSAINPSEAVEEKVSLSDRFGLWLGFHPCDQDQYLQMIRGYCDAHGVDIDDDTLRAEAIEWQATRGSRSGRVAWQYFTDLAGRKGVTLNA; encoded by the coding sequence GTGATCAAAGACCCGATGGAAAGGATCGCCGCTGCGCTTGAGCGCATGGCACCCGCACCGCTGGAAGCGCCTGATTTCTCTCAAGCTTCTGCTTTCGTGTGGCACACGGAACCGGACCGGCTGGAACCGGTTGAAAACGTATCGCGGATTGATTTGCCCTTGTTGGTTGGTGTGGATCGCTCGCGGGACACGTTGTTTGCCAATACCGAGCAGTTTGCCAAAGGGTTACCCGCAAATAACGCGCTTTTGTGGGGCGCGCGCGGCATGGGAAAATCAAGCCTAGTCAAATCAATACACGGTAAAGTTCATGCGTCACATGAGGCTCTGCGTATTGTCGAATTGCAGCGCGAGGACCTGCCGTCGGTCGGCCGGTTGCTGAACTTGCTACGGGGCAGCCGCTATCGCTTTATCCTGTTTTGTGACGATCTGTCGTTTGGCCATGATGACGCGCATTACAAAAGCCTGAAAGTGGTGCTTGATGGTGGCATCGAGGGACGCCCCGATAACGTGGTGCTATACGCGACATCCAACAGACGCCATCTGATGCCGCGCGATATGATTGAGAATGAGCGGGGGTCAGCGATCAACCCTTCCGAAGCGGTGGAAGAAAAGGTGTCACTCTCTGATCGCTTCGGTCTCTGGCTGGGCTTTCACCCCTGTGATCAGGATCAATACCTGCAAATGATACGCGGGTATTGCGACGCGCATGGCGTGGATATTGATGACGACACGCTGCGTGCCGAAGCGATTGAATGGCAAGCGACGCGCGGATCACGCTCCGGGCGTGTGGCGTGGCAGTATTTCACTGATTTGGCTGGGCGCAAGGGTGTCACCCTGAACGCATAG
- a CDS encoding helix-turn-helix transcriptional regulator: MRRTDRLFDIIQILRDGNLHRAQDMAEQLEVSTRTIYRDMDTLVASGVPVQGERGVGYMITEAITLPPLTLSVAEMEALNLGIAIVGEAADPDLKAAALSLGAKIDAVSPSRVIAQADEWKFAVYPFADATRAFAHMPTLRAAIKARQKVELNYQSKRNARTRRIVRPLHMEYWGRIWTLTAWCELRQAFRVFRVDLIETAQALPELFVDEPGKTLADYTP; the protein is encoded by the coding sequence ATGCGCCGCACTGACCGCCTTTTTGACATCATCCAGATCCTGCGCGACGGCAACTTGCACCGCGCGCAGGACATGGCCGAGCAGTTGGAAGTGTCCACGCGCACGATTTACCGCGACATGGACACGCTGGTCGCCTCCGGCGTTCCGGTGCAGGGGGAACGGGGCGTGGGGTATATGATTACTGAGGCGATCACCCTGCCCCCGTTGACGCTCTCCGTTGCTGAGATGGAAGCGCTGAACCTCGGCATCGCCATTGTCGGCGAAGCGGCTGATCCCGACCTCAAGGCTGCCGCATTGAGCCTCGGGGCAAAAATTGACGCCGTGTCCCCAAGCCGCGTTATCGCACAGGCCGATGAATGGAAATTTGCCGTCTATCCGTTTGCCGATGCGACCCGCGCATTTGCGCATATGCCAACCTTGCGCGCCGCGATCAAGGCCCGCCAAAAGGTCGAATTGAATTACCAATCAAAGCGAAATGCCCGCACCCGTCGGATCGTGCGCCCGCTGCATATGGAATATTGGGGGCGCATCTGGACGTTGACGGCGTGGTGCGAACTCAGGCAAGCGTTTCGTGTCTTTCGCGTCGATCTGATCGAGACCGCACAAGCCTTGCCGGAGCTATTTGTTGATGAGCCCGGCAAAACACTGGCGGATTACACGCCTTAA